In the genome of Lathyrus oleraceus cultivar Zhongwan6 chromosome 4, CAAS_Psat_ZW6_1.0, whole genome shotgun sequence, the window TTGCAAAATGACAAATATAACAAGCTGGCGAGGTAAAGGTCGTTACATGACATGAATACTTGCATAGTAGTGATATTTTAGTATATTATCACATGCATTGTTTCATTGTCTATGTTTTCAATGTTAAAAACACTCTACTCACATTTCAGACATTAACATTGAAGCTTAAAGATGGGAAAAACTCCAAAAAGGTAAACATTAATTCTGAATTGTGCTTAAGGCCACGGTTGCGGTTAATATTATGATTATAATCATAAATTTTAATAGCATTAAATTCTTGTAATATTCTTCATCATCCCTTTATCTTTTTTAgtttattttcttcttcttcaagtTTTGATCCTTAGAGTTTTGGGTTGAGTTTGTTAGGTATGCAGTGGTTACTGGATCAAACAAAGGAATTGGATTTGAGATAGTGAAGCAGTTAGCTTCATCTGGAATCAAAGTCGCGCTTACCGCAAGAGATGAGAAAAGAGGTCTTCAAGCATTGGAAAAACTCAAAGCTTCTGGTTTATCTGATTTTGTTGTTTTTCATCAACTAGATGTGGCTGATGCTTTAAGTGTAGCCTCTCTTGCACATTTTGTCAAATCCCAATTTGGCAAACTTGATATTTTGGTAACATCCAAAAACTaacttttcctttcccttttttgtTGTGAGTAAAAGTTTGTCACACTCAAATGCTAATTGTCTTAAGGATTTGATGTTTTCTTACTGTCTTGGATCATGGCCAATAGATCAAGATTAGACAATTCTTATATCAAATTCGTAATTTGAGTTAAATAACGCACTTGAAAAATCTTTCAAATTTTATGGTACTATCTGCAATGTATAGCTATGACAAATACGAATTTTATGGTACTATCTTTCGAATTTTGTGGTCCGTGAGCGAATCAATAACTTTTGATTTTgatatatgcataaaattaacAAAAGTTGTTGAATGTAGGTTAACAATGCAGGGATTATTGGAACTATAATAAATGACAAAGAGTTATTTAATCTCGCTATCATCAACCGTGGCGTAAGTATTCTTATTTTGCATTCTTAGTGGCTTAGTATATCATCTTGTATAGTATATTGGGTTTGAGTATTCATAAGTTTTCCTTTGCAGACATTATCAGCAGATAATAGGAGAAAGGCATTGATTCAAACATACGAGTTAGCCGAAGAATGCTTGCAAACAAATTATTATGGAGCTAAAATAACTGCTGAATCACTTCTTCCCCTTCTCGAGTTATCCGATTCCCCGAGAATTGTTAATGTATCATCCAGTTTGGGGCAGTTACAGGTACACTATTGCTTTACCTTCGTCACATAATTTTCACAAGATCTTGCTGTTTATTCATGTATTCATGTCAATTCCAGAGTATACCAAATGGATGCGCAAAAAGTATCTTCGGTGATGGTGATAATCTAACAGAAGAGAAAGTGGATAAAGTATTGAAGAAATTTCTGAGAGAATTCAAAGAAGGTTCATTAGATGAAGACAATGGCTGGCCTAAGACTTTGGGGGCATATATCATTTCTAAAGCTGCTATGAATGCTTATACAAGAATTCTTTCAAAGAATTCTCCTGCTTTATGCATCAATAGTGTTTGTCCTGGTTATGTCGTAACCGATATAACTGCCAATACCGGTTTGTTATCGGTCGAAGAAGGTGCTGCTAGTGTTGTGAGGCTAGCACTGCTTCCTAATGGTAGTCCGTCCGGCTTCTTCTTTTACCGGAGTGAAGTGTCTTCCTTTTGATAGTGATTCATCATAAAATGATACTGTACTATTACTATCACAATACCAAAAGAACTATTAATAACTTTCCCACTTTAAAGACATTGTTCTCTTCAATGCATTAACCAAATTCACTCATTACCCAATACAATCTTTTATACATTAAAAATGGCTTTCAACTTCTTACAGAAATGACCTAGAAACAAGCCTCACAATTTCCTTGTCAGGACCCAATTAATGTTGAATTAAAAGCACTTGTAGTAAATAATACAGTACTTGGTTTCTCATTGAATTACCAATTGGCAAGAAATTCATAGTATACAAATAGGTGTTCAAAATAAAGCATAAAGTTACAATGCGCAGTAATGGCTAATGGAAACACAGAAATAAAAGGATTTGACTACATAGATACGTTCTTCATAGAACTTGTAAATTCATCAGCTTGATATTAAGAACACATTCTTTCATGGTGACTTGGATGCGTAGGTCTATGTGGATATACCACCAGGACTGCACAATACTAAACTTAATGCAGTGTACCTGTTACAAAAGTCTCTCGATGAACTCAAGCAATCAAGTAGACAGTGGTTTGTTAAATTGTCAATTTTTTTGTTTTAGTATCAGGATTTAGACAATCATCTTTATATCATTCCTTGTTGACTAAGTTTGCAACTCACTCTTTTATGGCCATTCTTGTATATGTTGATCAAGGTCTGCCTAAGGGTAAGGCGACCCAAGCAGGAGCTTTACGCCTCAAAACTTTGGGGGAAAAGTTCTTTAGATTTAGTTACTGAAATTTGTTGCATGATAACTCAAAAACACATTGTATATTTTGACTTAATTCGCATGTATTTTGATGTCGATTTTATGTATTTTTGTGGTATTATACTGGTAGTATGTGCTCATTTCAGGTACTTAGTAGTTGGAGGCCTGTGCATGACAAAATAGTGAAAAACGACAAAAATGGAACGAAAATGCAAGAATCCTGTTGTCATGATGGATCTTTTACTGTCATGACAGTCGTCAGTATAAGTGAATGTATTTTCATTCTCTTTCATTTCTAAGATATACAAGAGTATATACATATATTACACGGTATGAATTGAATTGAAATTGTTAGAAGTGAGCCTAAACTTTAGCTAACTAGCTGTTACTGGTTGACTGAGTTATATGTCTCTAAATGCTAGTAATAACCAATTCAAATATTCTTTTATTGCTTGATTATTCCATTTGATTCTATTGATCCATTACGCCCCCTCAAGATGAAGGTTCCATCAATGACCTTTATCTTGGACATGAGTTCAGTGAACTTAGTTGTGGGAAGTGGTTTAGTAAGTAAATCTGGCAGCTGATCCTTGGTAAACACATGTGTTACGATGAGCTGGTTGGTTTGAACATGTTCCCTGAATAATGATAATCTAATGATATATGTTTCATTCTTCAATGAAGTATAGGATTGGAACAAAGGTACGTGGCACCTACATTGTCACACAATAGTCGTGGAGGGTCATGGATTGGTACTCTTAACTCATGAAGAAAGTTTTGCAGCCACATTATCTCAGTGGTAGCGGTAGCAACTGCACGATATTCAGCCTCAGTAGATGACCGCACAATAATTCTTTGCTTTCTTGAGAGCCACAAAATTAGTTTACCTCCAAAGAAAATGATGTAAGTTGAGGTAGATGTGCGATCATCATTGTTCCCACCCCAATCTGCATCAGAGTATGTTAACAAATTGTTTACGGTAGTTTTTCGTAGCATGAGACCATGATTAATGGTTTGTTTGATATAC includes:
- the LOC127075916 gene encoding (+)-neomenthol dehydrogenase, yielding MGKTPKRYAVVTGSNKGIGFEIVKQLASSGIKVALTARDEKRGLQALEKLKASGLSDFVVFHQLDVADALSVASLAHFVKSQFGKLDILVNNAGIIGTIINDKELFNLAIINRGTLSADNRRKALIQTYELAEECLQTNYYGAKITAESLLPLLELSDSPRIVNVSSSLGQLQSIPNGCAKSIFGDGDNLTEEKVDKVLKKFLREFKEGSLDEDNGWPKTLGAYIISKAAMNAYTRILSKNSPALCINSVCPGYVVTDITANTGLLSVEEGAASVVRLALLPNGSPSGFFFYRSEVSSF